The following are encoded in a window of Pontibacillus halophilus JSM 076056 = DSM 19796 genomic DNA:
- a CDS encoding glycosyltransferase family 4 protein yields the protein MDVLYILDDQLITGGAQISTSIIGNHLSEEGLRIGIITPKLNTNLIELNPNIELYEVSKFSRFPNVKQPLKILLLMKELRRLINSLEPKVIHTQMVGSSVAVSLLKKFGLIPRGTKLIYSNREQFESYHRVIKTLLRNTVAKEFNVIVCTTNVNANDWKEFVENENVVIIPNTTGYLYKNYDTEQEVSVKKQYNININDMVIGFVGRMNEVKNWPLAVEISQKYLQRKNRKVIFVIGANSEGEFEKANEITSSLKEEFGDKFVFFINKNQEEMSKIYYLMDILVVTSNMESFGRMAIEAMSRKCAVLSRDVGGLTEVVERKSNLLEANSISFINMLDKYYRNPDLLKKDKEWFYDKYDKKYSSKQHFKLYNELYERFL from the coding sequence ATGGATGTCTTATATATTTTGGATGACCAACTAATTACAGGAGGAGCACAAATCTCAACAAGTATAATAGGGAATCACTTATCAGAAGAGGGACTTAGAATTGGAATAATCACTCCAAAATTAAATACGAATTTAATTGAATTGAATCCAAACATTGAGTTATATGAAGTAAGTAAATTCTCAAGGTTCCCAAATGTAAAGCAGCCATTAAAAATCTTACTCTTAATGAAGGAACTTAGAAGGTTAATTAATTCATTAGAACCTAAAGTAATACATACCCAAATGGTTGGTTCTAGTGTTGCTGTTAGCCTATTAAAGAAATTTGGTCTCATTCCAAGAGGTACTAAATTAATTTATAGTAATAGAGAACAGTTTGAAAGCTATCATAGAGTTATAAAAACCTTACTAAGAAATACAGTTGCTAAAGAGTTCAATGTTATTGTTTGCACTACAAACGTAAACGCTAATGACTGGAAAGAGTTTGTTGAAAATGAAAATGTTGTAATAATACCAAATACAACAGGGTATTTATATAAAAACTATGACACTGAACAAGAGGTTAGTGTTAAAAAGCAATACAATATAAATATTAATGATATGGTAATAGGATTTGTTGGGAGAATGAATGAGGTCAAAAATTGGCCACTAGCAGTTGAAATTAGTCAAAAGTACTTACAACGAAAGAACAGAAAAGTGATATTTGTTATCGGTGCAAATTCCGAAGGTGAATTCGAAAAGGCAAATGAAATCACGTCAAGTTTAAAAGAAGAGTTTGGCGATAAGTTTGTGTTTTTCATTAATAAAAATCAAGAAGAAATGAGCAAAATTTATTACCTAATGGATATATTAGTTGTTACTTCTAATATGGAGTCTTTTGGAAGGATGGCAATTGAGGCCATGTCCAGAAAATGTGCTGTACTCTCAAGAGATGTTGGTGGGTTAACCGAAGTAGTTGAAAGAAAAAGTAATTTACTAGAGGCTAATAGTATAAGTTTTATAAATATGTTAGATAAATATTATCGTAATCCAGACTTACTAAAAAAAGATAAAGAATGGTTTTATGATAAGTATGATAAGAAATATTCTTCAAAACAGCATTTTAAATTATATAATGAACTCTATGAGAGGTTTCTTTAG
- a CDS encoding glycosyltransferase family 2 protein: MSSIANLVITTFYKFSFKFKNSGVNHKEREKKIIVSLTTFPGRINVVWIAIESLLRQSVKPDKIILWLADSQFDSIESLPKRLQAQQSRGLTIKFCEDLRSHKKYYYTFNDYPNDLIITVDDDVIYPTKTVEVLVNTHVKHPYSICCNRGHLMTLNKDNTLKSYKNWGYNPLDFTGPSKFLCPTGVSGVLYPPNSVNQEVFNRENIRSLCFYADDLWLKVMSLMNNTQVVKTKDFPHYLFTISTSQKESLGQLNIENNQNDEQLINLLHTYDIQLNNQLIKDLS, encoded by the coding sequence TTGAGTAGTATCGCAAATCTTGTGATTACTACTTTTTATAAATTTAGCTTTAAATTTAAGAATAGTGGGGTTAACCATAAAGAGAGAGAAAAGAAAATAATTGTATCCTTAACAACTTTTCCGGGTAGAATTAATGTAGTTTGGATTGCAATAGAATCACTACTAAGACAATCAGTTAAACCAGACAAAATTATATTATGGCTAGCGGACAGTCAATTCGATAGTATTGAGAGCTTACCAAAACGATTACAGGCGCAGCAAAGCAGAGGGTTAACCATAAAATTCTGTGAAGATTTAAGGTCACACAAGAAGTATTATTATACATTTAATGACTATCCTAATGATTTAATTATTACAGTTGACGATGATGTAATTTACCCCACAAAGACTGTTGAGGTACTAGTAAACACTCATGTAAAGCATCCATATAGTATATGCTGTAATAGAGGACATTTAATGACCTTGAATAAAGATAACACTTTAAAATCTTATAAGAATTGGGGTTATAATCCACTTGATTTTACTGGACCATCTAAATTTTTGTGCCCAACAGGGGTAAGTGGAGTACTATATCCCCCGAATTCTGTAAACCAAGAAGTGTTTAACAGAGAAAATATAAGATCCTTATGCTTTTATGCAGATGACCTTTGGTTAAAGGTAATGTCACTAATGAACAACACACAAGTTGTTAAAACTAAAGATTTTCCACACTATCTATTTACAATTAGTACAAGCCAAAAAGAATCACTAGGTCAACTAAATATCGAAAACAACCAAAATGATGAACAGTTAATTAACTTATTACATACTTATGATATTCAACTAAACAATCAATTAATAAAAGATCTAAGTTAA
- a CDS encoding MOP flippase family protein: MSLTEKAISGAKWTTTSTFVVIIVQFLQLSILARVLGPTAIGLMGMIMIVLGFAHAFLDMGISNAIIHKQDTTKKELSSLYWFNLFAGILIFVTIITITPLIVTFFQEPQLQSLIYWASLIFLITPFGQQFQALAQKNLKFDTLSKIEMGSIITGSIFTVSCAFFGFGVLSIVWGQLITAVFRTLNLVILGWNKWRPSFHFAKRDLNDYLKFGLYQVGDRTVNFFNSNFDYMIIGKFLGPEALGYYTLAYNIIILPISKLNPIITRVAFPVFAKIQSDTIKLKTGYLKVINLLSLVNFPIFFGIGVTASMFVPLFFGDGWAPTIILIQILAGVGLLRSVSNPIGSLLYAKGRADLGFKWNLFKTISLVPGLILGQYLGNIYGVAIAMLVLQIIFSSLLYVIIIRKLLGNCFKEYFRSIIPSLWISVVMASILILINNTIKIESLGWLIFTVVLGGFIYISLLMIFERKIVTNLKNLFIKRGRDQKFST; this comes from the coding sequence ATGTCATTAACTGAAAAAGCTATTAGTGGAGCCAAGTGGACGACTACTTCTACTTTTGTGGTAATTATTGTACAATTTTTGCAATTATCCATATTGGCAAGGGTTTTAGGTCCAACTGCTATTGGTTTAATGGGGATGATTATGATTGTATTGGGTTTTGCACACGCCTTCCTAGATATGGGGATTTCGAATGCGATAATTCATAAACAGGATACTACTAAAAAAGAGTTATCGAGCCTATATTGGTTTAATCTATTTGCAGGTATCTTAATTTTCGTGACTATAATAACTATAACCCCACTCATTGTTACTTTTTTTCAAGAGCCTCAATTACAGAGTTTGATATATTGGGCTTCTTTGATTTTTTTAATAACTCCTTTCGGTCAACAATTTCAGGCTCTTGCACAAAAGAATTTAAAATTTGACACTCTTTCAAAAATAGAAATGGGTTCAATAATAACGGGTAGTATATTTACTGTTAGTTGTGCTTTCTTTGGATTTGGAGTTTTAAGTATCGTTTGGGGCCAATTGATTACTGCAGTATTTAGGACATTAAATTTAGTGATTTTAGGTTGGAATAAATGGAGGCCGTCTTTTCATTTCGCTAAAAGAGATCTTAATGATTATTTAAAGTTCGGTTTGTATCAGGTAGGGGACAGAACTGTAAACTTTTTTAACTCTAACTTTGATTATATGATTATTGGTAAATTTTTGGGTCCTGAAGCATTAGGTTATTATACTCTAGCTTACAACATAATAATATTACCGATATCGAAATTAAATCCAATTATTACAAGAGTTGCATTTCCGGTTTTTGCTAAAATACAATCAGATACAATTAAATTAAAAACGGGTTATTTAAAAGTTATTAATCTTTTATCTCTTGTTAATTTCCCTATTTTTTTCGGTATAGGAGTTACTGCTAGTATGTTCGTACCTTTATTTTTTGGAGATGGATGGGCACCTACAATAATACTAATACAGATATTAGCTGGAGTTGGGTTACTGAGGTCTGTTAGCAATCCTATAGGCTCCTTATTATATGCAAAAGGTAGAGCAGACTTAGGCTTTAAATGGAACCTATTTAAGACAATAAGTTTAGTACCAGGTTTAATTTTAGGGCAGTATTTAGGGAACATCTATGGAGTAGCTATAGCAATGTTAGTATTACAAATAATTTTTAGTTCGCTCCTATATGTGATAATAATAAGAAAGTTGCTGGGGAATTGCTTTAAAGAATACTTTAGAAGCATAATACCCTCTCTTTGGATTAGTGTTGTGATGGCATCTATACTGATTCTAATTAACAATACAATTAAAATTGAAAGTTTAGGTTGGCTTATATTTACAGTTGTTTTGGGGGGCTTCATTTATATATCTTTATTGATGATTTTTGAAAGGAAAATCGTAACTAATTTAAAAAATCTCTTTATCAAGAGAGGTAGAGATCAAAAATTCAGCACTTAA